GGAAGGCGCGCAGCCCGGTGGCAAAGGTCAGGCCGGCCTTGGGGTTGATCTGCACCTGGGCGATCCCCGGGAGCTGGTACTCCACCGGGTCCTCGATGGTGGTGATGTTGACCTCCACCTTGTTCAGCCGGTTGAGGATGGCGTACAGGGTGGTGGTCTTGCCGCTTCCGGTGGGGCCGGTGAGCAGGATGATCCCGTGGGGCCGGGTGATGATGCGCTCGAAGCGCTGGTGGTCCTCCGGCAGCAGGCCCAGCTTCTCGATGCCCACAAAGGCCCCCTGTTTGTCCAGGATGCGCATGACCACCTTCTCCCCCCAGACGGTGGGGATGGTGGAAACGCGCAGGTCGATGTCCCGGTTGTCCACCCGCATCTCGATGCGACCATCCTGGGGGACGCGGCGCTCGGCGATGTTCATCCCGGCCATGATCTTGATGCGGGAGACCAGGGCCGCCTGCACGTGTTTGGGGGGCGTCATCACCGAGTACAGGGCCCCGTCGATGCGGTAGCGGATGCGCACCCGCTGCTCCTGCGGTTCCACATGGATGTCGCTGGCCCCCTGACGGATGGCCTGGACGATAACCTGGTTGGCCAGGCGGACGATGGGCGCGTCCTCGGCCACGGCGCGCAACCGCTCCGTGGCCACCTCCTCCTCGTAGGTCTCCGCGGGGCGGATCTCCGCCAGCGTCTGGTCCACCCCCACGGGGTACTGGCTGAGGGCGCGCTGGAAGGCGTCGGGGGTTATCACCACCGGACGGATCTCCAGGCCGGTGAGCTTGCGCAGGTCGTCCAGGGCCACCACGTCCAGCGGGTCCTCCATACCCACCACCAGGCTGCTGTCGTCGGCGCTGATGGGGATGACGTGGTGACGGCGGGCGATATGCTCGGGGACGCGGAGCAGTACGTCCTCTTCCAGCAGGACGTCCGCCAGGTTGACGAAGTCGATGCCCAGTTGCTTGGCGATGGCCCGGGCGATGTCCTCCTGAGAGGCCAGGCCCATGCTCATGATCACCCGGCCCAGGCGCTCGCCTGTTTCCTTCTGCTGCTGCAGGGCGCGCTCCAGCTGGGCCTCGGAGAGGAGGCCGGCTTCCACCAGGATCCGCCCCATGGGCACGCGTCTGCGCATCGGGGCAACTCGCCGGGGATGACCCCGCAAAGCCTCAGTATAGCGACCGGGGCCGCCACTGTCCCGGGACGGCGGAGCCGCGGGAGCGGCGTCTCCCCCCGCGACGTCCACCTCCACCCTGCGGGAGGTGGCCTGCCCGTGCGGGTCACGCACGGTGATGTTCAGCTCAGCCATGATCCCTCCGCCGGATGCCTCCGGGTGCTCGCCGCCCGCCGCCTCCGCTCATCGCCGCTGCCCGGGCAATGCTGCAGGGGAATTCCCGGACATGCGGCTAGGGGGCGCGCCAGAGGAAGACGTTGGGCTCGCTGGTGGGCTCCAGAGTCCCCTCGCTGGCCCGGACCTCGAAGGTGAGGGCGTCGTTTTCCGGGTCGCGGGCCACGATGGTCACCCGGGCCACCCCGCCCGAGGGCACCACCGGCGGGTCGATGATCACGTGCTCGATCACCGGCGGCTCGTCGATCGCCCCGCGGGCGTCCGCCACCGAGATGTTGCCCACGGCGTCTCGCACCGTCACGCTGAACGTCACTCCCTTGGCCATCGTTCTCCCTCCCACAGTCCCGGTCGCAGCCCGCTGGCCCGGCCGGATCTGGTTGCCGCAGCCTCCCTAGGAGGCCTCGCGCTCCAGCATCATCACCACCTGCTGCCGGTTGAGCAGCGCCACCGGCGCCTCGTAGAGCAACTGCCCGTCCAGGGTGTAGACGCGGGCGTTGGTTATGGGCAGGAAGTCCCGCGCCTGGTTCAAGCGGTCGGAGATGCGGGCGGTCGGGGGCAGCGGCAGCTCGCCGTCAATGCGGTGCAGCAGGGTCCAGACCACGATAGGCTGGCGCTCCAGTTGGATCTTCACCGGCCTCCCCTCCCCTCGGCGGCCAGCTCCGCCGGTGGATGGGCCTGCAGCACCCGCTGGATGCCTTTCAGGCTCATCCCCCGGTCGACCATGGCCTTGATCCAGCGGATCCGTTCCACGTCCTCCTCGGAGAAGAGGCGGTGCCCGCCGCCGGTGCGCGCCGGCGCGATGAGGTGGTACTGCTCCTCCCAGGCCCGGATCCGCCGGGGGTTGACGCCGGTGAGCTGGGCCACCGTGCGGATGGGGTAGATGGGCGCTTCCCGGTCCACGATCATGTCCCTGTCCTCCTCGCGCCGCCTCTAGGCCTGCGGCGCCACCTCGCGCGTGGGTATGTGCCCGCCCTCCCGCAGGTAGGTGTAGATCTCCTGGGTCTTGGCGAAGGCGTGGAAGTCGGGCCGGTACTCCTTCTCCAGCTTGTAGTCCACCTCCAGGAACTTGTTCAGGGTGACGAAGAAGGCGTACTGCACGATGTAGGAAGCGGTCTCCGGCGCATCCCGGTTCTTGTCCACGAAGAGGTTGATGATGTCCACCTTGGGCATCAGCGCCGGGTCCAACCCCTCGCTGCGCGCCCGGGACTCCAGCAGGGTGGCCAGGTCGTGCGTGGCCTTCCAGTCCTTGGCCAGGACCATGGCCACGTCCAGGTCGTACTCCAGGTCCCCGCTGCCCATGGAGTGGTGCATGGTGGGCCGGTTGTAGACGTTGAACTCCTCGGCCTCGTCCGCCGGACGCTCGTCCAGGCGGCAGCCCTCCTTGTCCAGCGGGGAGATGGCAAAGATGGGACAGTTGAGCTCCAGGCTCATCTCCGCCAGGGCCGTGGAGATGAAGTCGGTGCGCGCCCGCTGGTCGTCCACATACTCGGAGAGCGGGATCTTCTGCAGGTAGTCGAAGAAGATGACGATGTCGGAGGTCTCGAACTCCTGCATCAGGTTGTAGGCGTGGGCGCGGATGCGGTCCAGGGTGTGCTGCCGCCCCGCCTCCACCACGTAGAGGTAGGGGGCGTAGCGGGCCATCCGCTGCACTGCCTCGCGCAGCCTGGGGGCGATGGAGCGCCCCTCCGGGTCGGCCCCGGCCAGGATCCAGGTGGGGTTCAGCCCGGTCTCGCGGGCCATCAGCCGGGCTCCCAGGACGCGGCGTGTCTGCTCCCAGGTGTAGTAGAGGACCGGGGTGCGGTGGTTGGCGGCGATGAAGGTGGCCAGCTCCAGGGCGAAGTTGGTCTTGCCCCGGCGGGGCGCTCCGGCCAGCCCGTAGTAGAAGCCGCGGCGCAGCCCGGAGAGGACCTCGTTCAGGCGGTCGAAGGGGCGGATGGAGAATCCCAGCTGGCGCACAGGGTCAGAGCGGTCGGCGAACTCCACCAGGTCTCCCAGCGCCGTGGAGACGGGCGCGACCTGCTTGCGCATGCGCCGCTTCTGAATCTCCATAAGCCGGCCGATGGCCTCGCTGGTTATCTGGATCATGTCCTGCGGCCGGTCTCCCCCCTTGTGCAGGAAGGCCCCCAGCTCCTCGTGCACCTTTTGCAGCAGCTCCCGGCTCTCCCGCGCCTTGAGCAGGTCCAGGTAGCCGATCACCTGCCCGGCGTTGGGCGGGGTGCGCGCCACCACCGCCCCCACGTACCGCTCCATCTCCGGAGAGAGCAGCCCGTGGTCGTCCAGGTAGGCGCGCACCGCCACCTCGTCCACCGCGGCGCTGCGCCCGTAGAGGTCGAAGAGGGCCTTCACCAGCCGCTTGGCCACCGGGGTGGCCAGCAGGTCCGCGTGAAACCCTTCGTTCAGGGCGATAGTTAACAGGTGGCGGTCGCGGAGGAAGCCGCTGAGCAGGGAGGCCTCAACGTCGTGGTAGTCCATGCTCACTCACCGTCCGCAGGAGGGGCGCGGCGAGCACGCTTCCCGGGAACTTCTGACAAACTCACTGCGCTCTTCGATCAGGTTTGGATGCAACCGCAGCGGATAGTAGGCTGAACCTCCGCATAGCAAGTAGCCATATGCCCACAACCCGGGCCGCCTAGTCGCCGTCTGGTTTGCCCCGCGCCGGGGCATGAATCCCCTGGACCCAGCACCTCACGTGCCTGCGGAGATCCTGTGAGCGACGCCATCCGCCTGGAGGAGTACAAAGCCCGCCTGGGCCTGCCCCCGGAGGACCGGGTGCTGGAAGCCGCCCTGCGCTACCACGAGGCGCGGGCGAAGGCGCAACAGGGTCCGGTGGAGGAGGCCATCACCCTCTACCGCCGTCTCCTCGACCTGCTGCCCGACGAGCCCTGGGTCTACGTGGATCTGGTGGACCTGTACCTGCTGCGCGGGGCGACCGAGGAGGCGGTGGGCCTGCTGCTGGCCCTGGGGGACGTCTACCTCCGCCTGGGGCGCACCGACGGGGTGCTGCGAGCCTACCAGCAGGCGGCGGCCCTGGCCCCCCACGACCCGCAGATCCAGGCCCGCCTGGCCGCCTCTCCCGCCGCGTCGCCTGAGGCTCCCCCCCTGCCGCGCAGTCCCGCGCCTGCCCCTCCGCCTCCCGTCACCGCCCCGGGCTCCCCGGACGGGCAGGTGGGACCGCCTTCGTCGGGGCCCATGCCGACCCGGCCCACGCAGATGAAGCCCGCCGAGAGCACACCCTCCGCCCCCGGCCCGACACAGGCCGGGACGGAGGCGCGGCCCCAGGCCCCGGTGCGGCGCGGCACCCGGGTGGGGGGGCGGCGCACCGAGACCCTGGGGACGGTGCTGCAGGAGATGGGGCTGCTCACCCCCGAGCAGCTCTCCCAGGCCCTGGAGATCCAGAGCCGCACCGGGGAACGGCTGGGGCAGATCCTCCTGGACATGAAGGTGATCACCGAGGTGCAGCTGGCGCAGGCCATGGGCCGCCAGTGGGGCTACCGCTACGTCAACCTGACCGAGGTGAAGGTGGACCCCGACGCGGTGAAGCTTATCCCCCACTCCCTGGCCCTGCGGCTGCGGGTGATGCCCGTGACCTGGGAGCGCGGCCGGCTGGTGCTGGCCATGATCGACCCCTTAAACGTCATCGCCGTGGACGACGTCCGCCTGATGACCGGGCAGGAGGTGGAGCCGGTCATCACCACCGAGGACGACCTGCTGGCGGCCATCAACCGCCACTACCAGATGGAGACGGCCAGCGAGGCGGTGGCGCAGGAGGCCCTGGAGACGGCCGAGTCCAGCGAGGACGAGGTCTCCATCGAGCTATTGAAGACCCTGGTCGAGGACGCTCCTGTGGTCCGCCTGCTGAACACCATCATCGACGAGGGCATCCGCCAGGGGGCCAGCGACATCCACATCGAGCCGCAGCGGACCGGCCTGCTGGTGCGCTACCGCATCGACGGGGTGCTGCACGACGTGATGAAGCCGCCGCGGGACGTGCGCGCCGCCCTCATCTCCCGGGCCAAGATCATGGCCGACCTGGACATCGCCGAGCGGCGCCGCCCGCAGGACGGGCGCATCCACTACAAGTCCCCCAGCCGCACCGTGGACCTGCGGGTCTCCACCCTGCCCACCATCTTCGGGGAGAAAGTGGTGATGCGCATCCTGGACCAGTCCACCCCGCTCATTGGCCTTAACCGGCTGGGCTTCCACAGCGACACGCTGCGCCAGTGGGAGCAGGCCATCAGCACCCCCTACGGGATGATCCTGGTCACCGGACCCACCGGCAGCGGCAAGACTACCACCCTCTACGCCACCCTGGGGACCATCAACAGCCTGGAGAAGAACATCGTCACCGTGGAGGACCCGGTGGAGTACCAGTTGCCGCGGATCAACCAGGTGCAGGTCAATGTCAAAGCCGGGCTGACTTTCGCCAGCGCCCTGCGCAGCATCCTCCGCCAGGACCCGGACATAGTCATGGTGGGGGAGATGCGCGACCGGGAGACCGCGGAGATCGGCGTGCAGGCGGCCCTCACCGGGCACCTGGTTCTCTCCACCCTGCACACCAACGACGCCGCCTCGGCCATCACCCGGCTGGTGGACATGGGGATCGAGCCCTTCCTGGTGGCTTCCTCCACCGTGGCCATCCTGGCGCAGCGCCTGGCCCGCCAGATCTGCCCCCACTGCAAGATCGCCTACACCCCGCCCCCCGACGCGCTGAAGCGGCTGGGACTGGACCCGCAGCGGGAGGTCTCCCTCTTCCGCGGCCAGGGGTGCGAGGAGTGCCGCTTCACAGGCTATCGGGGACGCATCGGCGTCTTCGAGCTGCTGATGATGAGCGACGCCATCCGCGAGCTGGTGGTGCGGCGCGCCCCCTCCTCGGAGATCAAGGCTCTGGCTGTGCGGGAGGGGATGCAGACCCTGCGCGATGACGGCCTGGAGAAGGTCCTCTCCGGCGTCTCCACCATCGATGAGATCCTGCGGGTGGTCTACGTCGCCGACTGACCGCGCCGGGCCGCCCGGCCGGAGCGTCCAATGACGCGCGGCTGCGGCACTTGCCAGAGGCCGGAGATGGGCAGGGCATACAGGTTGTCCCCAAAGGGCACAGCCTCCTCGCCGAAGTAGAGGAGGATTCCCCGGAGGAAGCGCCGCCCGGCGGCCTGGGCCAGGACGCGCAACCCCCGGAAGTCGCCGGCGTCGATGGAGACGGCCGCCTTGATCTCCACGCCGACCACTCTGCCGTCGGGGGCCTCCAGGACCACGTCCACCTCCTCCCCCCGCGCGGTACGGAAGTGGTACAGCGAGCAGCGCGTGGCGCTCCACCCGGTCTGCTTGAGCAATTCAACGACCACAAACGCCTCGACAAACGCTCCCCACAGTTCCACGTTCGCCAGCATGCCCCGACTGTCCAGCCCCACCAGATGCGCGGCGAGCCCGGTGTCAACCAGCAGGATCTTGGGGGACTTCAGCAGGCGCCGGCGCACCCCCGGCGTCCACGCCGGCAAGAGATACAGGAGGAATGCTGTCTGCAGGAGCGCCAGGTACCGCTGCAGGGTGGTCAGCGGAATTCCCAGGGTGCGGGAGAGGTCGGCGGCATTCAGCAGGGCCCCCATCCGCCCCGCCAGCGCGCTGAGCAACCGCGGGACCTCGTGCAGCCGCTCGATCGCCGCCAGGTCGCGCACGGTGCGCTGCGATATCGTGGTAAGGTAGGAGCGGAACCATGCGGGACGACGGGAGGAGGCCCGGAGGACAACCTGGGGGAATCCCCCGCAGGCGATACGCCGCGCTACCTCTTCCCGAGGCACCACGGTGGCCCGCAGGGAAAATGTGGAAGCAAAGGCCCGATCAATGAAGTCCTCGACCACACCGTCGATCTCGCCCTGCGAGAGTGGCCACAGGGTGAGGACCTCCATACGCCCGACCAGGGACTCGGACAGGCGGGGGAGCAGCAAGACATTCGCGGAGCCCGTGAGCAGCGGGTGAAATTCACCCACTTAACGGCTAGATTGCGCTTCTATCGCAGATCTTTGCGTTACTGGTCTTTCCAGGCGCGCAGCCGGGTGAAGCTGCCGTAGGTGGGCGAAGCGATCTCCGCCGTGGGGTCGTAGGTGAAGACGAAGTCGCGGTCCACATCCACCGTCTGAGCCAGGACGGCGCCGTACATCTTGCCGATGTAGCCCACGGCTCGGTCCTCGTCCCAGCGCCCGTTGGGCACGATGAACGTGCCCACCACGATACTGGCCCGGTCGATCTGCACCGCGGCGGGATCCTGGGCGGTGGAGCGGACGTAGATGCGCAGGCGGCCGGCGGGAGCCGGCTGGGGCGTCTCGGCGGTATCCGTGGGCAGCATGCCGAAGCGGCCGTACTGCCCGACAACCAGCCCCTGGCTGCTGAGCTCGGCCACACGCAGCTCCACCTTCCCCTCCCCCAGCAGGATCAGCCGGCCGCAGCGGCCCAGGCGCAGGGTGCGCACGTTGACCACGGTGGTGGTACCGGCCGCGCCGGTGTCGATGCGCAGGTCCGTGAAGGGCGTAGCACCGGTGCAGCCGCCCGACTCTCCGGCCGCCTCCAGGACGATCTCGTCCCAGTCGTACCCGGTGGTGGCGTCCATGGTCCACCCCGCGGTGGTCACGGTGCGGTCGTTGGTTCCGGGGGAGAACTCGGGCAGCGCCACCGTCGGGCAGATGGGGCCGGGGGCGTAAGGCGTGGTCGTCCCCTGGACCTGGGTGGCGCACCCCTGCGAGCAGGTGATGGGACCCGTGGCCCGGGCGCTGCCCGTGTAGTAGCCGTTGTTGGTGTACGGCGGCGGGGGATCGGCGCGCACCCGAGCCGGGCTGCTGGCCGGGCCGAGCAGGCTGATGGAGCCGTCGGCGGCCACGTCCCCGTAGATGGTGATACCCTGGTTCACCGTGACCGAGGTGTAGGCGCAGATGACGTAGGGGCTTGTGCCCTGCGGAAACCCCTCCACCGTCACCACCACTGTGCGGGTGGGCCCGGGCACAGACAGCGTGGCCACGGAGACGATGCGGCGGAAGGCGGCGGTGGCGCCGCTGCACGGCGGGGGCTGGCCGTCCAGGCAGCTAACGGTGACCGCCGCGCTGCCCAGCACGCTGCCTCCGGCCTCCAGGGTAACGGTCTCTCCCCGGTAGCCCACCGCCCCTGGCTGCTGCAGCCGCCCCAGCGCGTAGTGGATACCCGCCTCGGCGATGTTGAAGACGCGCACCGCCTGCAGCTGCCGGATACCCGCGGAGAGGTCGGCGGCGATGAAGCGCATCACCCCCAGGGTGATCACGGTGACAAGCCCCATCATCAGGAGGATGTACATCATCACCGACCCGGCGGCGGTGCCGGGGACGCCGACCGCGGTAGGGCTAGATGTCCTCGTTGGGGTTCTTCCAGGCATTGGCGTTGGGCTCGGGGTTGCGCAGCATCACGTCGCGCGTCCAGGTCTGGGCCTGCACGCCGGAGGAGCCCTGCGACGCCTGGACCGTGAGCGTGATTCGTATCAGGCGGATGCGCCGGATCTCTGCTGGGGAGGCCAGGTCCACTACCCGCAGGCCGGCGCTGGAGTAGTAGTCGAAGGTCAGGGCCGTCACCGTGACCCGAGGGTCGGAGAGGGGGATGGTAACCGGTGCGGCCCCCGGGGCGCAGGACTGCTGGTATTCCAGGACGACCTGGGTGCCCGTCTCCGGATCGGGACCCAGGAAGTAGCCCAGGGTGATCACCTCGTTGCCGGCGACCGTATCGCTGTTCAGGATCTCCCCGCTGACGTATACCGCCGTCGCTGTGGGCCGCAGGGCGGCGTCTTCAGCCACGACCATGTCCCGGCAGCGCGCCTCGCTCTGCTCTGCGGGGACCAGGTTCAACCCGGCGTTGCGCAGCCGCTCCGACATCCACTCCAGGGTCTGCCGCGCCGTCTCTGTGTCGGCAGAGCGCACCGCCACGATGAGCTTGCTGCGGACCGCCGCCCCCACCAGCGTGGTCATGGATCCCGCCAGCGCCGCCATCAGTCCCATCACCACCAGCACCTCGATCAGGGTCATCCCGGCGGGACCGGGCCGGGATACCCGTCCGGCCCTCGCTGCAGGGAGACGGGGCACGCTAGGGCGTGCTGAAGTTGGCCACATAGGTACTGAGGATGGTATACGGCGGGGAGTCCGCCCGCTCGTAAAGCATGACCGTCAGCTTGCGCAGCGGTGGATCCGTAATGTCCCGGGCCTGGATCACGGCGTGGTGAAACCCCGCAGGGATCCGCGGCTCGGTGAGGTCGCCGTAGGTGGTATACCCGCCGTCGTGGGTCAGGGTGCGGGTCCCGGCGGCCACATCATCGGCCAGGAAGGAGTAGCCCTGCAGGCGCAGGTAGTCCAGCTCGGCCTGCACCCAGGCCGCGGCCTCAGCCCTCACCTTCCCCCGGCGCGCCTCGGTCATGCCGTAGAGCAGCCCGCCCAGGACCGTGGTGGCCATCAGGGCCAGCACGGTGGTAGCCACGACCAGCTCCACCAGGGTGAAGCCCGCCTCGTCTTCCCCGACGCGGGGGATCAGCACCGCTGCACCTCAGGGCTCGCTGTAGGACACCCGACCCGTGCCCTGGGTGATGCGCACGGTATATGTGCGCCCGGTGGTGGTGTTGGTCACGGTAATGGTGCCCGCGGCCAGGGGCACGCCGCGGCGGTTGAAAGAGCAAGCAGCCGCCGGGCAGGTGGTGCTGAGGACGATGTCCTCGGGAAGGAGGGCCTGGCGCAGCGTCCCTCCGTCGGCGGCGCCGACGGTGTAGGCGTGGGAGGTGATGCTGACCGTCACCGTGGTGCGGCGCGTCAGGGCGGCCTGGCGGGCGGCGGCGATGTCGTAGGTTATGGTGCGCACCCAGCCGTCCACCCGCTCTCGGGCCAGGGCCCCGCGCACGCCGGAGATGCTCATCCCCACCACGACGCCCAGTACGCTGATCACGATCACGCTCTCCAGGGTGGAGAGGCCTGATGCGGTCCAGACAGGGCACACCTTCCAGCACCGGCGGGCGGCGCGGCGCGACCCGGATGGCGACATGGCTCTGACGACCTTCCCGTTGCTGCTCCGCAGGCATTATGCCCGCCGCTGCCCGCCCATAGACACGCCGCGGGGGCGTGGACCGGGTGGGAGTCCACGCCCCCATGCGACGCGGGGGGGCGGGGTACGATCTCGCACTCCGCGGACTTGCCGCCCTGCAATCCGCGGGGGCGCCCGGATCTCAGACCAGCGCCGCGGCCAGCTGGCTGTTGCGCTTCATCTCCAGACGGATGCGCCCCAGGTTACAGCGGGCATTGCCCACCACCACCAGCAGGGCATCAGGGCCGGCCGGCCCTACGGCCACGGGCCCCTCCTCGAACTCCATGAGAAGGCCGCGCATCATCCCGCGCACCATCTCGGTGCCCATGGCCTCCGCCGCCGCCACGTTGCTGGCCACGATGGCGGCGATCCCCTCCAGGTCCACATCCTCGGTGGT
The nucleotide sequence above comes from Armatimonadota bacterium. Encoded proteins:
- a CDS encoding GspH/FimT family pseudopilin, whose protein sequence is MIVISVLGVVVGMSISGVRGALARERVDGWVRTITYDIAAARQAALTRRTTVTVSITSHAYTVGAADGGTLRQALLPEDIVLSTTCPAAACSFNRRGVPLAAGTITVTNTTTGRTYTVRITQGTGRVSYSEP
- a CDS encoding roadblock/LC7 domain-containing protein → MSQIKDVLAELAKVEGVLAVLVVGRDGFVIEGITTEDVDLEGIAAIVASNVAAAEAMGTEMVRGMMRGLLMEFEEGPVAVGPAGPDALLVVVGNARCNLGRIRLEMKRNSQLAAALV
- a CDS encoding type II secretion system protein, with product MWPTSARPSVPRLPAARAGRVSRPGPAGMTLIEVLVVMGLMAALAGSMTTLVGAAVRSKLIVAVRSADTETARQTLEWMSERLRNAGLNLVPAEQSEARCRDMVVAEDAALRPTATAVYVSGEILNSDTVAGNEVITLGYFLGPDPETGTQVVLEYQQSCAPGAAPVTIPLSDPRVTVTALTFDYYSSAGLRVVDLASPAEIRRIRLIRITLTVQASQGSSGVQAQTWTRDVMLRNPEPNANAWKNPNEDI
- a CDS encoding type II secretion system protein, with product MLIPRVGEDEAGFTLVELVVATTVLALMATTVLGGLLYGMTEARRGKVRAEAAAWVQAELDYLRLQGYSFLADDVAAGTRTLTHDGGYTTYGDLTEPRIPAGFHHAVIQARDITDPPLRKLTVMLYERADSPPYTILSTYVANFSTP
- the gspE gene encoding type II secretion system ATPase GspE — protein: MSDAIRLEEYKARLGLPPEDRVLEAALRYHEARAKAQQGPVEEAITLYRRLLDLLPDEPWVYVDLVDLYLLRGATEEAVGLLLALGDVYLRLGRTDGVLRAYQQAAALAPHDPQIQARLAASPAASPEAPPLPRSPAPAPPPPVTAPGSPDGQVGPPSSGPMPTRPTQMKPAESTPSAPGPTQAGTEARPQAPVRRGTRVGGRRTETLGTVLQEMGLLTPEQLSQALEIQSRTGERLGQILLDMKVITEVQLAQAMGRQWGYRYVNLTEVKVDPDAVKLIPHSLALRLRVMPVTWERGRLVLAMIDPLNVIAVDDVRLMTGQEVEPVITTEDDLLAAINRHYQMETASEAVAQEALETAESSEDEVSIELLKTLVEDAPVVRLLNTIIDEGIRQGASDIHIEPQRTGLLVRYRIDGVLHDVMKPPRDVRAALISRAKIMADLDIAERRRPQDGRIHYKSPSRTVDLRVSTLPTIFGEKVVMRILDQSTPLIGLNRLGFHSDTLRQWEQAISTPYGMILVTGPTGSGKTTTLYATLGTINSLEKNIVTVEDPVEYQLPRINQVQVNVKAGLTFASALRSILRQDPDIVMVGEMRDRETAEIGVQAALTGHLVLSTLHTNDAASAITRLVDMGIEPFLVASSTVAILAQRLARQICPHCKIAYTPPPDALKRLGLDPQREVSLFRGQGCEECRFTGYRGRIGVFELLMMSDAIRELVVRRAPSSEIKALAVREGMQTLRDDGLEKVLSGVSTIDEILRVVYVAD
- a CDS encoding DUF4143 domain-containing protein: MEVLTLWPLSQGEIDGVVEDFIDRAFASTFSLRATVVPREEVARRIACGGFPQVVLRASSRRPAWFRSYLTTISQRTVRDLAAIERLHEVPRLLSALAGRMGALLNAADLSRTLGIPLTTLQRYLALLQTAFLLYLLPAWTPGVRRRLLKSPKILLVDTGLAAHLVGLDSRGMLANVELWGAFVEAFVVVELLKQTGWSATRCSLYHFRTARGEEVDVVLEAPDGRVVGVEIKAAVSIDAGDFRGLRVLAQAAGRRFLRGILLYFGEEAVPFGDNLYALPISGLWQVPQPRVIGRSGRAARRGQSAT
- the gspE gene encoding type II secretion system ATPase GspE; amino-acid sequence: MAELNITVRDPHGQATSRRVEVDVAGGDAAPAAPPSRDSGGPGRYTEALRGHPRRVAPMRRRVPMGRILVEAGLLSEAQLERALQQQKETGERLGRVIMSMGLASQEDIARAIAKQLGIDFVNLADVLLEEDVLLRVPEHIARRHHVIPISADDSSLVVGMEDPLDVVALDDLRKLTGLEIRPVVITPDAFQRALSQYPVGVDQTLAEIRPAETYEEEVATERLRAVAEDAPIVRLANQVIVQAIRQGASDIHVEPQEQRVRIRYRIDGALYSVMTPPKHVQAALVSRIKIMAGMNIAERRVPQDGRIEMRVDNRDIDLRVSTIPTVWGEKVVMRILDKQGAFVGIEKLGLLPEDHQRFERIITRPHGIILLTGPTGSGKTTTLYAILNRLNKVEVNITTIEDPVEYQLPGIAQVQINPKAGLTFATGLRAFLRQDPDIIMVGEIRDEETARIAIHASLTGHLVLSTLHTNDAAGAVTRLVDMEIEPFLVSSSVIGVIAQRLVRVLCQHCKQSYVPTPEMLKRVGLADLAPVPTFYRATGCEYCSNIGYRGRTGLFEIMPVDDTIKGLIVDRAPSGRIKEAAIAAGMRTLQTDGLAKVLNGTTSLEEVLRVVFVEE
- a CDS encoding DnaB-like helicase C-terminal domain-containing protein — its product is MDYHDVEASLLSGFLRDRHLLTIALNEGFHADLLATPVAKRLVKALFDLYGRSAAVDEVAVRAYLDDHGLLSPEMERYVGAVVARTPPNAGQVIGYLDLLKARESRELLQKVHEELGAFLHKGGDRPQDMIQITSEAIGRLMEIQKRRMRKQVAPVSTALGDLVEFADRSDPVRQLGFSIRPFDRLNEVLSGLRRGFYYGLAGAPRRGKTNFALELATFIAANHRTPVLYYTWEQTRRVLGARLMARETGLNPTWILAGADPEGRSIAPRLREAVQRMARYAPYLYVVEAGRQHTLDRIRAHAYNLMQEFETSDIVIFFDYLQKIPLSEYVDDQRARTDFISTALAEMSLELNCPIFAISPLDKEGCRLDERPADEAEEFNVYNRPTMHHSMGSGDLEYDLDVAMVLAKDWKATHDLATLLESRARSEGLDPALMPKVDIINLFVDKNRDAPETASYIVQYAFFVTLNKFLEVDYKLEKEYRPDFHAFAKTQEIYTYLREGGHIPTREVAPQA
- a CDS encoding helix-turn-helix domain-containing protein, which codes for MIVDREAPIYPIRTVAQLTGVNPRRIRAWEEQYHLIAPARTGGGHRLFSEEDVERIRWIKAMVDRGMSLKGIQRVLQAHPPAELAAEGRGGR